TGACTTGATCATGTTTGAGTCTAATGTATACAAGACAAACTGTATGTTTTTCCTCTAAAACCATGGTGCAAGCTTTTTGACATTGAATCCAACTTTGAActttaagaaacatttttaaaatggtaCAACAATTGTACAGTATGTACGTCAAATGGAAACATCTATGTTTAATACTTTACATAgtcacaataaatacataaatgagaatgtgttattgttgttactTTACTGactgtttgagcttcactgtgcagaaggAAAGGATCTTCTATATTTATCTGCAGAATTGGTTTCTCTGTGATGACCATAAATTTGAGTTTAATTCATGTGCCTATGAGTATGATTTTTAGCATCATaactacacggtcgcccataaagttggaataattttgttttcagacacattcctctttttattttctaattatacacatcagtaatcgcctttgaccaggtgcaatgagattgatcaatacaattttgagaatatatacactttatctatcaagaataaatcacattttcacaatcatttcatggaaagaggtacaCTATACCAggtatattttattccaactttatgggtgacTGTGTAGTTTGAAGGTCAAGGTCtagtatgcaacttacacattTTTGATGTGGAAATTTGAGGTTTTCAGAATGGATTTTATGGAAGTAGAAGACATCTTGTAtccattttgaaatgaaaaatatatatcatcTAAACTTTGGGTTAACTCTCTACATACGTCTGTGAGAAGTTTAATATGTGCCTCAGTAATCTTCAATGGTAGTCTTTATTTTACTTgtgaaaatctaaaataaaacacccaGACATCAGTAACACCTCACCACAATCATAGATCTAGGGTACAAACTTATGAAATCAGTCTTTAACTgattaaatgtttaatcaatagtatgttaaaaagaaattaaaaatcaaaaaaattaaGTGATAGTTACAAAACAGAGCCTAcaaactattttatttatttgctttattgatATAAAGCTgcaaatactcacatttaaCATGTTGGAACAAGCAAAAACCATTTGACTTACATGATAGACGATCCATTAATTCATCAACTTATAATTTCAGTACAAAAATCTGTctttaaataaatcttaaacacactgaaaactgtAAGCTTAAAGGGGACCtgttatgcttttccttattttcagtcataatgttaaaatgttgcgTGCTCATGGTAAAACTGTCAAGTAATGAGGTATTTGAAGAAATATAGCAAggaatgttgggtttgcatcaacGGTAATTTAACAAGACTACCCACACCCGGATAATAGGGTCATTGGAAGGgcagccttaaagagacaggagctaagacAGCCTGTTATagacagagactgaactgaggggcagcgtaaagataaaaatatagagctggaaattagcataataggtcccctttaaacaatgacagaaaaggTTTCTAGCTAACATGACTTTGCAGATAGGACTAAGTTGTCTCTCCAGACGTCCTCAGCTCCACATGTAACCCATCCTCTtccatttttctcctctgtgagACTGGATCTTCAACAGGAtgaagaaggacagacaaacGCTGAGAAAAAGGATGAGTACGTAAGTTAAAACACAACAGTAATCATTGGGATGACAAAGAAGCTTTTATTGAGGCATCCACTCTTTTGAACACTCACCTGTCTGAAGGTGCCTGCTGTAAAACACATCTGTCCAGCTGCCCAAAGCGGCACCATGAGAATAGAGGAGAGAGTCATGGTCCAGCCGATGGTGTACGCCCAGTCGGGGTAAACGTACCAGTCGTTAATCTTGAGGTGTGTGTAATCAATCAGGTACAGGATAAAGGAAATCTAAGATGGTATGGAGAGTTTATTAGAGAGAACAAAATAGagtttaatgaaaaacaaaaaagaagaaattaataaatacagaaacactTATAAGTAGCCTATAGTTTTCagcacaaaatgtaatttattgttgATAAAATACTTTTCAAACTGTAGAAAAGCAAGCTTATTTTTGCTGGAGTGACTGTGAAAACTGGCTGTTAAGAGTTTTACCAATTAATGAAACTAAATACAGTCTATGAAACCTTTTCTGACTCACCAGTGACAGCAGAGGAATGATGTATCTCCAGCACACTTTGAAGAAAACAGATGGTCTCTGTCCAGTCATGTCCTCAATGATGTTAATAATACGGTCAGCACCTGATGGGAATTTAGATAGAGAGTAGTTTCTATGTTGGACCCGAGATTTGCATGTCTTTTTAAAGTTGCAGTGTGTTGAACTCTTGTTTCAAAGTCATATGGAGGTTTTTATCAGTATTGTAGGGTATTGTAGctaaaatgtgaatgaatgcaAATAATGTACAGGATAAACAGTCACTTTAAAAAATTTGGTTACATTCAGGCAATGGAAACAGTCGGGCCTAGGCCATCAAATCAAATAATAGAAAACACTCAACTTAGAAGCATTTATATTTATCCTGTCTTGTGACATGGggcaaaataaaagacagatataATCACATGACTTAttattgaaaacaaaaacatttgaatcaCAAACAGTCAGGTCTTATAATGAGAAAATTggatatataaatgtttttttgctcaCCAAAACCCCAAGCCAGAGCCAGACACTGAGATAAAGCCgtgaaataatgaaaagctCTGGTACAACCATAATAATCAATAAGCTGGAAAATATAAATTCCTCCCTAGAGCCGGAAGAGACAAGATTTGAATatgtgaaattgttttttttaacatattttgtgttgtttcaaTGTGTTTTCATGGACTTATTTTATTCACCTCAGTGACCAAAATCAGATGTatgaggaagaaggatgaaCAAATGATGAGCACAAAAATCTCATTTCTTCCTGGTTTACGAAACAGCTTCGGAAACAAGTCGCTTATTGAGGTGATAAAGGACTCAACTTCCACAAACTGGGggacaaaataaaatcagtacATTAGTTTGTGCATGTAGTGTATTAGTTATTAATTAGTTGGTAATACAATTAAGCAACATACATGTGTGTCAGCACTGAGGAAGATCAGCATCAGGAAAAAGCAGACAGTCCAGAGCTGTGGGAAAGGAATCATAGCTGTTGCCTGAGGGTAAGCAATGAAGGCCAAACCTGGACCTGTGAATTGGAAATAGGCAAGGTGGAAAGTATGTTCTTTCTGTAGGTAGATTTCATCATTAAACAAATTGTTATTTCAATATATGTAAAAGACGAGGCTGGCAATTGtctattttagtttatttcaatAGCTGTATTTCATTACTGAACGCAGcatattagggttagggttagggttaggcttcAATATCTTTAAAGGATATGGTTGgcaattttctacattttatttattgtcaacAAAATCCACAACTTAAATGATCCCACTTACAGgtattgtgtgtatattcaaagcctgatatatctaaTTTCTCTGTATCGTAAACCtgtgttgttgtccaaaaactactaaaaacatGTGAATGAGCCACACCACTGCACTGGATGACATATTGCTTTGTCTAGAATAgatggtttagtttagttttgtttagaaacagctccaaaaATTAATAATAGTGATCCCATTGTCAGTATCCAGAGAGTAGTTCAGTGTATGGCAGAAACTACTGAGCATTTGATGAAATGCAGTCACATTTACAGAGTTTCAAGCTTTTTGTGctacaaaacacaacatcttgACTTTGTACTTAAGTTCTTTGAGAAGTTAACAATGTAGTTATTGTCTTTGAAGcagtttttttaacaaagtaaGGGGACCATAATCTTGAGGCTGAAGGAACATGTCAACCAATGCAATGGTGGGGCTCActgacgtgtttttaatagattttggtCAACAACcgaggtctacggcacagaggaataagatatatgaAGCTTTATACATGAGGTTACATGACTATGAGATTTATtgtcaataagaaaaaaaacgtagaaaatcaccagccacATCCTTTATTAGTATAActttgtgtgtgagtatgtggaTGTGTTCATGaaaatgcttttattgtgattttaacATGAATTCTTAGGAGATAACATTGAGCTGAAGGTgattcaaacatttttaaagcttaGATCTTTGAATGTACCAGACTCGGCCACAGCGTCGACAGTAACACCCTGTTGCTGAGCCATGAATCCAAGTACAGAGAAGACAACAAATCCAGCAACAAAACTGGTCCCACTGTTCAGCAGACAGAGCCAAAAACAGTCCCTAGAGGTCATAATGAGACAGAATATCTTGTCAAAGAGAGACATTTGCATTGGTATATTAGCTAGTGTGAACTGTTTACttattgtaatattaatatattgtaaACTTCATCGACcctatttgttattttgttgttttttgccacTCATACTTACTTGTAGCAGTTGTTCTTGTAGTCATTATAGCTGCTCAAAACATTGAGAGTTCCAGCAGTCAGGCTATAGGAAAAGCATATTTGAGATCCTGCCTCTATCCAGACCTgtaatgtaacaaataaatatcaTATAAATGTGGTGAAGAGTTCtgcaaactgaaataaaagaaacGCATCCTGTTCATTCTCTGAACGTGAGTCTTTTTCCAAAGTGAGATCCTTATGCTACACCCCTGCAG
This genomic interval from Scomber scombrus chromosome 11, fScoSco1.1, whole genome shotgun sequence contains the following:
- the LOC133990708 gene encoding sodium- and chloride-dependent betaine transporter-like, which translates into the protein MDTFPDLDMKRERRKRENQRGDGDRGQWASKREYILVVAGNVVGMGNVWRFPYLCYKNGGGAFLVPYGVLAVLVGIPLFLLESAVGQYTQEGFITCWRKLCPLAQGIGYGLFVMKLYGFSYILIQVWALFYLVFSFRSQLPWATCDNTWNTANCMGLQILDSVSTNLTANQTMLTNTTSAATEFWERRVLSMSAGIEEMGSVRWELVLCLLASWVFTYFSIWKSVRSSAKVAYFSATFPYLMLLILLIRGLTLPGAWDGIYYYLYPDLKGLANLEVWIEAGSQICFSYSLTAGTLNVLSSYNDYKNNCYKDCFWLCLLNSGTSFVAGFVVFSVLGFMAQQQGVTVDAVAESGPGLAFIAYPQATAMIPFPQLWTVCFFLMLIFLSADTHFVEVESFITSISDLFPKLFRKPGRNEIFVLIICSSFFLIHLILVTEGGIYIFQLIDYYGCTRAFHYFTALSQCLALAWGFGADRIINIIEDMTGQRPSVFFKVCWRYIIPLLSLISFILYLIDYTHLKINDWYVYPDWAYTIGWTMTLSSILMVPLWAAGQMCFTAGTFRQRLSVLLHPVEDPVSQRRKMEEDGLHVELRTSGETT